The sequence below is a genomic window from Thermostichus vulcanus str. 'Rupite'.
CGGGAAGCGAGACCTCACCGGAGGGCGACGGGGAGGATAAGAAAAACGGGGTCGCGGGGCCGGAAGGGGTACCTGTGGCAAAGGAGGGCGGGATCCCCCTGGCACCCCTCGGAGGTGTGTTGGCTGCTGCCGAGATGTCATGATGTCCTCCCCACTCCCCAAACCAACGCCAGCCTACCATCCCTGTCTTCCGGTTGGGGATGTCCGAAGCCGTAGCTAGCAAAATCTCTTCAGCTCAAGGACAAGCAAAATCTGCCGCCCGGTTCAAAGACGGGAAGGGAAGACGATTCTGGGCAGCAGAGATCGAATCGGTTCAGTCTCAATCCAGAGTTGTCAGCACATTAGATTCAGAAATGCTAAGGATTTGCCCCCCCATTTTGGTGATGCGCTTCACCTCTTGCGAGAGGCGGCTGAAGGGCACCTTGTACTCGAGGACGCTTTTGCGCACGCCACCTCCCACCACACCGGAAACCTTGATGGTAAAGGTTTTATCGGTATTGGGCATATCAGAGCTGGATGCTGAGGCAACCGCTGGGGTTGCAGCGGCTTCAGGAGCAGGAGCAGCACTCTCCCGTTCTAGAAGGAGGCGCCATGTCCGGGGAAAGGCAGGAGCCAGACAGTAAGCGACCTTGTAGGATCCAGCCAGGTTGTTATCCTCGGACTCCACCTTGACTACCGTTCCAACCGGAACCTGTAGCTTGGCCCCTTTAGACATCACCTTAATTCCAGGCCAGTCAGTGGGTACATCCGCAAGTGGCTCGACCTCAAAGGATTGATCCCCCAGCAACAACTTGGCCATGTCGATAACTCCGTTCTGCCCAGCGTGCAGTGGCTTAA
It includes:
- a CDS encoding phycobilisome linker polypeptide; protein product: MAKLLLGDQSFEVEPLADVPTDWPGIKVMSKGAKLQVPVGTVVKVESEDNNLAGSYKVAYCLAPAFPRTWRLLLERESAAPAPEAAATPAVASASSSDMPNTDKTFTIKVSGVVGGGVRKSVLEYKVPFSRLSQEVKRITKMGGQILSISESNVLTTLD